The DNA segment ATCTTTATGAGATGCCTTTGGAGCGTAAAGCACCAGGAGTTATCTTCCGTCAACCAGTTACTGAGCCGTTACAAACGGGTATTAAAGCTATCGATGCCATGATTCCTGTAGGACGTGGTCAGCGTGAGCTTGTTATTGGTGACCGTCAAACTGGTAAAACAACAGTTTGTATTGATACCATACTAAACCAAAAAGAATTTTATGATGCGGGTAAACCTGTATTCTGTATATATGTTGCTGTTGGGCAAAAAGCTTCTACAGTAGCAGGTATTGCAAAAACTTTAGAAGAAAAAGGTGCAATGGCTTACACAGTTATTGTTGCTGCAAATGCTTCTGACCCTGCTCCGATGCAGGTATACGCTCCATTTGCAGGTGCTGCAATTGGTGAGTACTTCCGTGATACTGGTCGTCCGGCACTTATCATTTATGATGATTTATCTAAGCAAGCAGTTGCATACCGTGAGGTATCGCTTCTACTTAGAAGACCACCAGGACGTGAGGCTTACCCTGGAGATGTATTCTACCTTCACTCAAGATTATTAGAGCGTGCCGCTAAGGTAATTGCTGATGATGATATTGCGAAGAACATGAATGATTTACCAGAATCGTTAAAACCAATTGTTAAAGGTGGCGGATCGCTTACAGCACTTCCTATCATCGAAACACAAGCGGGTGACGTTTCGGCATATATCCCAACAAACGTAATTTCGATTACAGATGGTCAGATATTCCTTGAGTCAGATTTATTTAACTCAGGTGTGCGTCCTGCAATTAACGTAGGTATCTCGGTATCTCGTGTGGGTGGTAATGCTCAGATCAAGCCAATGAAAAAAGTTGCTGGTACACTTAAACTAGACCAAGCACAGTTCCGTGAGCTTGAAGCTTTCGCTAAATTTGGTTCAGATCTTGATTCGGCTACATTAAGCGTAATTGAAAAAGGTAGAAGAAACGTAGAAATACTTAAGCAAGCAGTTAACGACCCATTTACGGTAGAAGACCAAATTGCTATTATCTATGCAGGTTCTAAAAACTTGTTAAGAAAAGTACCAGTAAACAAAGTAAAAGAGTTTGAAAGAGACTATATAGAGTATCTTAATGCAAAACACAGAGATACTTTAGATTTACTTAAATCGGGTAAATTTACTGACGAGCTTACTGATGTGCTTGAAAAAGCGGCAGCTGAAATTTCTGCAAAATACTAATTTAGATTTTTAGATTTTAGTAGTGAGAACTTGAGTTCTACTTAACTCTCACTACTTAATACTATATAAAATGGCAAACTTAAAGGAAATACGTAACAGGATTGCTTCCGTTTCATCGACAATGCAAATTACAAGTGCGATGAAAATGGTATCGGCAGCCAAGCTTAAAAAAGCGCAAGATGCTATAACGGCAATGCGCCCCTATAGCCAAAAGCTTACTGAGCTACTGCAAAATTTGAGTGCCACTATGGAGGGTGACAACGGAGGTGCATTTGCCGAGCAACGCTCGATAAATAAAGTCTTGGTTGTAGCCATTACATCCAACAGGGGTTTGTGCGGTGCCTTTAATACTAATGTAATAAAAGGTGTAAAAGCAGTACAAGCTACTTATGCTGGTAAGCAAGTAGACGTTTTAACCATTGGTAAAAAAGGTAATGACGTACTTAGTAAAACCTGTACCATTACGGCTAATGAAAGTAATGTTTATGACGATTTAACGTTTGAAAATGTTGCTGATATAGCACAAAATATTATGGATAGCTTTGTTGCTGGAAATTATGACAGAATAGAGCTTGTATATAACCATTTTAAAAATGCAGCGACACAATTAGTGCTTACAGAGCAGTTTTTGCCGTTAGCTCCTTTAGATACTACAGATGTAAACAACAGCGTTGATTATATTTTTGAGCCTTCTAAAGAAGAAATTGTAGCTAACCTTATACCATTATCGTTAAAAACACAGTTGTATAAAGCAATACGCGATTCTTTTGCATCAGAGCATGGAGCACGTATGACAGCTATGCACAAAGCAACTGATAATGCTACTGACCTAAGAAACCAGTTGAAACTTACGTATAATAAAGCACGTCAGGCATCTATTACTAACGAAATCCTTGAGATTGTTGGTGGTGCTGAAGCTTTGAATAACTAAGAACATTTAATAATATATAAAAAAGGCTATCCGAATAGGATAGCCTTTTTTGTTTGAAATAACATGGTTAAGAACACCTTTGATTATTTTTTATGTTAAGGTGCTTTATAGCTTTTATAATTGGTTGAAAACCCACTTTTATTAGTTCTTTATGTTTAAATTCTACAATTGGGATGTTAAGTTCTCTAGCAAGAGATAGTTCTTTATTTACCCATTTAGAATTATTGGTTTGTTCAGTCCTAATGAGAAAAATAAAATCTGATTTTTTCAATTCATTAACGACTCTATTTTGTTTATTCACAGAATTATTATGGATTAAATCAATGTATACTGTACTTATTTCAGATATTTGATGATTTAATTTAGTTAAAAAATGGCTGTCAATTTCTCCATCTCTAACAGTATAGCTAATAAATACCTTTAGTTTATTTCCTTCTATCAAATCAATTCTTTTTTATCAACTATCATTAATATGAGAACAAGTATTGTGCTAAATAGATAAAATAGTTGTGATTTGTTAAAAAACGCTTTTCCCCAAGACTCTTTTTCTTTATTATCCAGAGGCATCCCAAAGCCATTCACAATTAATTGGTTTCCATTTAATTCATTAACTATTTCGGACATTCTAATTCTTAGTTTCCTTTGGTAATAATAGGAATTGGAGTCAATTATCCAGAAAAACAAAAGTATGAGAGAACTACTAACATAAATAGAAGTATCTAGTTTATTATCCGTCATTTTAAAAATAATGCTCGGAATAGCAACTAATAAAGATGCGCAAATTTTTTTAGTAGCTAATGTATTTTTAGAAAATTGAAGAATAGAAGAATCAAGTTGATCAATTTCTTTTAATTTCAAAATTTTATTTATGTCGTTCATCCTTTTATAGTTTACGTTCAAAGGTATTTAATTTTTTATCACTTTGATGAAGTAGTTGGTTTTAATAGATTATTTGTGAATTAAGAAATCATTTATTTCCAGATTTTTTTTCAATTTATTATATACAATTTTAGAACTATCTTTTATTCTCTACTTTTGCCATTAACAAATACAATCAATAACATTTGAGCCTTTTTAAAAATCTCTTTCAACAGACTGCTATATACGGTATCGCTACGGTAGTACCACGAATGTTTAGTTTTGTACTTACGCCACTATATACTGATATTTTACCAGAGCAAGAGTATGGAGAAGTATCTATTATTTTTGCATGGATTGTACTTTTTAATGTGGTATTAGCCTATGGTATGGAAACCGCATTTTTTAGGTTTTATACTAACGAAGATTCTAAAAAAGTACAAGCAACATCTACCATATCTATATTCTGGACATCGATTGTTTTTCTTGGAGCTGCCCTACTGGGGCGCAACTACCTTGCCGAAGCTGCAGGTATAGATGTACAATATATTACCTATACCATTTGGGTACTAGTGCTCGATGCGCTGGTTATTATACCATTTTCTAAACTGCGTGCCGAAGGCAGACCGCTATTGTATGCCGTCGTAAAAATTGGTAATGTAGCGGTCAATTTAGGATTAAATGTATTCTTCCTGCTCTATTTGCCAAAACTGGCTACAGCACAACCTGATACGCTTTTAGGCGCTATGTATGTAGAGAATTTCCAGATAGGGTATATATTTATATCAAACCTTATTGCGAGCCTGTTAACGTTCTTGGTATTAGCACCACATTATTTCCGTATCTCGTGGCAATTTGACAAGCAGTTATGGGCAAAAATGATGCGCTATAGTTTCCCGATAATGATTGCGGGGATTGCATTTGCCATAAATGAAACATTCGATAGAATATTACTCCACAACATACTGCCCGAAAATATAGCCGAAGCCGAAGTAGGTGTTTACTCTGCCTGCTATAAACTGGCAATATTCATGACGCTTTTTGCTACGGCATTCCGCTTAGGTATAGAGCCATTCTTTTTTAGCCATGCTAAAGAAAAGAATGCACCACAAACCTATGCCATGATAACCCGATATTTTGTAATATTTGGGTCGATTATATTACTGGTAGTAATAGTATTTGCAGATTTACTCAAAGTACTTATCATCCGTAACGAATCGTATTGGGAGGGTATGGCGGTAGTACCACTTATTATTATGGCTAATTTCTTTCTGGGTATTTATCATAACCTTTCGGTTTGGTATAAGCTATCAGATAAAACAAAAATGGGTGCCTATATTTCTATAATAGGAGCTATTGTTACCTTGGGGCTAAACTTTGCCCTCATACCTAAGTATAGCTATATGGGGTCGGCAGTTGCTACTATATCAGCTTATACCACCATGATGGTTATCTCTTATATATTAGGCAACAAGTATTACCCTATTCCTTATGATATGAAAAAGATATGCGGTTACTTGGGGCTTTCTATTGCGCTGTCGCTAGTGTGTTTTTACTTTTTCAGAGAAAATTACTTTGTAGGGGTAGCTGCAATAGTAGTCTATGCTGGGTTTATTTATATAAACGAAAAGGCAACATTACTGCGTATAATAAAGCAAGGGTAACAAATTAATCAAACTAAAGGTTTGGTTATTAGTAATACTATTTTGATATTTGATTTATAAATAAACAAGCATGACAGTTAAAATTATAAACCGTTCGCAGCATGCGTTGCCAAACTATGAAACGATTGCTTCGGCAGGTATGGATTTGAGGGCAAACCTTGACGAACCAGTAGTACTAAGCCCATTGGGCAGGGCTATTATAAAAACAGGATTATTTATAGAACTCCCTATAGGATATGAAGCCCAAGTGCGCCCTCGTAGCGGACTGGCAGCCAAAAAAGGCATCACGGTACTTAATAGCCCAGGTACAATAGACGCCGATTATAGAGGCGAGATAGGCGTGATTTTAGTAAATTTATCAAACGATGCTTTTACCATAGAAAATGGCGAAAGAATAGCCCAACTTGTTATTGCCAAACATGAACGTGCTGAATGGCAGGAAGTACAAGAGCTTACCGAAACCTCTAGGGGCGAAGGAGGGTTTGGTAGTACTGGGGTAAAGTAAACTAACCTAACATATATGAAAAGTAACCGTTTTTCTATTTTAACACTATTATTGCTGGTATTCCCATTAATAGCTATTGCACAGGATGATGATAGTATTAAAACCATTGGTGATAAAGCCTGTGAGTGTACGAAGGAAATAAGTACAGACCAAGTAAGAGATTCAATAGTAAAGAAGATAAATGATTGTATATCTTCACAAATATTACTGGATCAGATGACAAGTCAATTTGGCACTCCTGAAGAAATTAGGGAAGAAGTTAGCAAACTTACCGATAATGACACGGTCGCAGAGATTGGTAAAAATAAAGGTAAAAACATCGTTATTACGATGGATAAGGATTTTGATGAAATCCAACAGTATATGTTTGAGAATTGTTATGCTGTAAAAGTTTTAATGAGCTCTAACAATGCAGAGTCCAAACACTCCATGTCTAAGAATAAAAAAGCATTACAATTTTATGAAGAAGGAGAAGCGCATCTCGTGAGAGAAGAATATGACATGGCTATTGTTAGTTTTAATAAAGCCGTAAAGAAAGACCCAAAATTTGCCTTTGCTTGGGATAATTTGGGGATTAGTTATCGAAAACGTGGTAACTATAAAGAAGCTATAAAGTGTTATGAGAAATCACTTGAAGTAGATCCTACAGGAAAAATGCCGTTACAAAATTTGGGAGTAGCTTATGAGTATTTAAAAGAGTATCAAAAATCAGCAGAAGTATATGATAGATACATTATTCAGTACCCGAATGATCCTGAAGGTTATTATGGTGCAGCAAGGATGTACTATTTTGCAGGTGATTATGCAAAGGGAGTAGACAAAGCTTTTAAAGCTTACTTAATGTATAAAGAATTACAAAGCCCATATATAAGTGATGCTCAGCAAGTAATTTCTGCTATGTATAATGAACTCAAAGAAAAAGGTAAACTAGATATTTTTTTAGAAGCAGCCAAAAACAATAACATAGAAATCAACGAATAACCATGAAAATCATTGTCCCCATGGCAGGTCGCGGTTCGCGCCTTCGCCCACACACACTAACAGTACCAAAACCATTAATCCCTATTGCAGGTAAACCAATAGTGCACCGCTTAGTAGAGGATATTGCTGGTGTTATTAACCAAGAGATAGAAGAAATAGCATTTATAATACATAGAAGTTTTGGCGCACCAGTAGAAAAAGACCTTGTAGCTATAGCCGAAAAACTAGGTGCTAAGGGTACTATTTACTATCAAGATGAACCACTAGGTACAGGTCATGCCATTATGTGTGCGAAAGAGTCAATGAGTGGTCCAATAGTAGTTGCTTATGCCGATACACTATTTCGTGCCGATTTTACGTTAGATACTACAGCCGATAGTGTAATATGGGTAAAACAAGTAGATGACCCAAGTGCTTTTGGTGTTGTTCAGCTTAATGATAAAAAAGAAATAGTTGACTTTGTAGAGAAGCCAAAAGATTTTGTGTCAGATCTTGCTATTATAGGGATATACTACTTTAAGAGTGGAGAAACACTGCGTAGTGAGTTACAATACTTGTTAGATAATAACATTGTAAAAGGTGGCGAATACCAGCTTACAGATGCTTTAGAAAACATGAAGCAAAAGGGTATGAAGTTTGTGCCTGGTAAAGTAGATGAATGGATGGACTGTGGTAATAAGAATGTTACTGTAGATACTAATAATAGAATGCTTAACTTTCTGCATGCTGACGGACACAATATGATAGCAACATCGGCAACTGTAGAAAATAGCGAAATTATACAACCATGTTACATTGGCGAAAATGTAGTGTTAAAAAACAGTACAGTAGGGCCAAATGTATCGTTAGGCGATAATACCACAGTAGAAAATACTACTATTAAAAACAGTTTAGTACAAACCAATTCGGTAATAAAAAATGCTAAGTTAGATAATGCCATGATAGGTAATAATGCTCGTTTTGATGGTAATTTTACAACCATTAGCATTGGAGATTATTCGGTTTTAGAATAAAAATATATGAATATAAAGATTCTTTTTAGCGGATTAGCGCTTTCTGGGTTGTTGCTGTACCCTGTAGTTATACAGGCACAGCAACAAGAACCAGATGAAATTGCACTGGCGAATGATGAATTCGAAAACAATTTTTATGAAGCCTTAAAGCAAAAAGGAATCGAAAATTATGATAAGGCATTACAAGCGTTACAACGATGTGTGGCGTTACAGCCAGATAATGATGCGGTATATAACGAGATAGGAAAAAATCAGCTTGCGTTGAGAAGTTTTGGCGATGCTGAGAGGGCTTTTTTAAAAGCAACCCAGCTTGACCCCGCAAATCGTTGGTACTGGCAAGGTTTGTATGACGTGTATTATGGTATACAAAATTGGAATAAAGCCATACCCGTAGTACAAAAACTTACCCAATGGCGAAAGGAATTTTATGAAGAAGACCTTGTGTCATTATACATGTACACCATGCAGTATGACAAAGCATTGGTGCTTATAAACTCACTAGATGATAAAGTAGGACAATCAGACAAGAGGGCGATGTATAGAGCGCAAATTATGCAAGACGATCGTTTCCGAAAACCTAAAAAAGAATCATTAGAAGAAGCTATAAAGAAAAACCCTAAAGAAGAGTCTAATTATTTAGAGTTAATTTATCTGTATTCCGAAAGCAATCAGGAAGCTAAAGCAGAAGAAGTAGCCAAAAAGCTAGAGAAGGAAATTCCAAACTCAGATTGG comes from the Flavobacterium arcticum genome and includes:
- the atpA gene encoding F0F1 ATP synthase subunit alpha, coding for MAEIKPAEISAILKKQLSGFESGATLEEVGTVLQVGDGIARVYGLSNAQYGELVAFDNGLEGIVLNLEEDNVGVVLLGPSVGVSEGSTVKRTQRIASLKTGEQMVGRVVDTLGNPIDGKGPIGGDLYEMPLERKAPGVIFRQPVTEPLQTGIKAIDAMIPVGRGQRELVIGDRQTGKTTVCIDTILNQKEFYDAGKPVFCIYVAVGQKASTVAGIAKTLEEKGAMAYTVIVAANASDPAPMQVYAPFAGAAIGEYFRDTGRPALIIYDDLSKQAVAYREVSLLLRRPPGREAYPGDVFYLHSRLLERAAKVIADDDIAKNMNDLPESLKPIVKGGGSLTALPIIETQAGDVSAYIPTNVISITDGQIFLESDLFNSGVRPAINVGISVSRVGGNAQIKPMKKVAGTLKLDQAQFRELEAFAKFGSDLDSATLSVIEKGRRNVEILKQAVNDPFTVEDQIAIIYAGSKNLLRKVPVNKVKEFERDYIEYLNAKHRDTLDLLKSGKFTDELTDVLEKAAAEISAKY
- a CDS encoding TIR domain-containing protein gives rise to the protein MIEGNKLKVFISYTVRDGEIDSHFLTKLNHQISEISTVYIDLIHNNSVNKQNRVVNELKKSDFIFLIRTEQTNNSKWVNKELSLARELNIPIVEFKHKELIKVGFQPIIKAIKHLNIKNNQRCS
- the dut gene encoding dUTP diphosphatase, whose product is MTVKIINRSQHALPNYETIASAGMDLRANLDEPVVLSPLGRAIIKTGLFIELPIGYEAQVRPRSGLAAKKGITVLNSPGTIDADYRGEIGVILVNLSNDAFTIENGERIAQLVIAKHERAEWQEVQELTETSRGEGGFGSTGVK
- the atpG gene encoding ATP synthase F1 subunit gamma; protein product: MANLKEIRNRIASVSSTMQITSAMKMVSAAKLKKAQDAITAMRPYSQKLTELLQNLSATMEGDNGGAFAEQRSINKVLVVAITSNRGLCGAFNTNVIKGVKAVQATYAGKQVDVLTIGKKGNDVLSKTCTITANESNVYDDLTFENVADIAQNIMDSFVAGNYDRIELVYNHFKNAATQLVLTEQFLPLAPLDTTDVNNSVDYIFEPSKEEIVANLIPLSLKTQLYKAIRDSFASEHGARMTAMHKATDNATDLRNQLKLTYNKARQASITNEILEIVGGAEALNN
- a CDS encoding tetratricopeptide repeat protein, whose amino-acid sequence is MNIKILFSGLALSGLLLYPVVIQAQQQEPDEIALANDEFENNFYEALKQKGIENYDKALQALQRCVALQPDNDAVYNEIGKNQLALRSFGDAERAFLKATQLDPANRWYWQGLYDVYYGIQNWNKAIPVVQKLTQWRKEFYEEDLVSLYMYTMQYDKALVLINSLDDKVGQSDKRAMYRAQIMQDDRFRKPKKESLEEAIKKNPKEESNYLELIYLYSESNQEAKAEEVAKKLEKEIPNSDWAQVSLFKFHLNNNEGGEAAKSLFRILESEKIDRKIKHRAFNEFLIFVNNNPQFNNDLAKAADYFEDDKEVNVPKEVGKFFFTKKDYARAGAYFEKSLAANADDIEAIELLLYTYEGNNQNELLLKKASSYIDLYPTHARLYYFAGVAANNLSQFKKAKDWLESGIDFVVEDAELEVSFTQQLARAFEGIGDVEGSDAYKRRIEGLLKLKKTK
- a CDS encoding lipopolysaccharide biosynthesis protein gives rise to the protein MSLFKNLFQQTAIYGIATVVPRMFSFVLTPLYTDILPEQEYGEVSIIFAWIVLFNVVLAYGMETAFFRFYTNEDSKKVQATSTISIFWTSIVFLGAALLGRNYLAEAAGIDVQYITYTIWVLVLDALVIIPFSKLRAEGRPLLYAVVKIGNVAVNLGLNVFFLLYLPKLATAQPDTLLGAMYVENFQIGYIFISNLIASLLTFLVLAPHYFRISWQFDKQLWAKMMRYSFPIMIAGIAFAINETFDRILLHNILPENIAEAEVGVYSACYKLAIFMTLFATAFRLGIEPFFFSHAKEKNAPQTYAMITRYFVIFGSIILLVVIVFADLLKVLIIRNESYWEGMAVVPLIIMANFFLGIYHNLSVWYKLSDKTKMGAYISIIGAIVTLGLNFALIPKYSYMGSAVATISAYTTMMVISYILGNKYYPIPYDMKKICGYLGLSIALSLVCFYFFRENYFVGVAAIVVYAGFIYINEKATLLRIIKQG
- a CDS encoding sugar phosphate nucleotidyltransferase translates to MKIIVPMAGRGSRLRPHTLTVPKPLIPIAGKPIVHRLVEDIAGVINQEIEEIAFIIHRSFGAPVEKDLVAIAEKLGAKGTIYYQDEPLGTGHAIMCAKESMSGPIVVAYADTLFRADFTLDTTADSVIWVKQVDDPSAFGVVQLNDKKEIVDFVEKPKDFVSDLAIIGIYYFKSGETLRSELQYLLDNNIVKGGEYQLTDALENMKQKGMKFVPGKVDEWMDCGNKNVTVDTNNRMLNFLHADGHNMIATSATVENSEIIQPCYIGENVVLKNSTVGPNVSLGDNTTVENTTIKNSLVQTNSVIKNAKLDNAMIGNNARFDGNFTTISIGDYSVLE
- a CDS encoding tetratricopeptide repeat protein, with protein sequence MKSNRFSILTLLLLVFPLIAIAQDDDSIKTIGDKACECTKEISTDQVRDSIVKKINDCISSQILLDQMTSQFGTPEEIREEVSKLTDNDTVAEIGKNKGKNIVITMDKDFDEIQQYMFENCYAVKVLMSSNNAESKHSMSKNKKALQFYEEGEAHLVREEYDMAIVSFNKAVKKDPKFAFAWDNLGISYRKRGNYKEAIKCYEKSLEVDPTGKMPLQNLGVAYEYLKEYQKSAEVYDRYIIQYPNDPEGYYGAARMYYFAGDYAKGVDKAFKAYLMYKELQSPYISDAQQVISAMYNELKEKGKLDIFLEAAKNNNIEINE